The nucleotide sequence GGCCGATGCCCGGGTAGGTGTACACCCGGGCATCGGCGCCCGACCGCGCCGCGGCTGCCCGCCAGGCCGCGACCTGCGCCGGGGGTGCGATCGGGTCGGGATCGGCGACGTGGGCCTGCACCGGCAGGCCCGCGCGGAGCCCGGCCGGCAGCGCCCCCACCGCGTGCAGCAGCACGACACCGGCGGTGCCGGGCCGGTGCGGCAGCACGGTCTCGACGACACCCGCCCCCATCGACACGCCCACGAGCACGGTTTCCGCGGGCAGGCTGTGCACGGCATCGCGGGCTCGCCGGGCGACGGCCTCCCAGCCGACGGCGTCCTTCAACGCGAAGCCCTCGTCGAGGGTCGACGCCGTCCGGCCGTCGTAGAGGTCCGGGGTGGCGACGCGGTGTCCGGCCGCCCGCAGCCGGTCGGCGAAACCGAGCTCGACGGGCCGTAGTCCCAGCACCGAGTGGAACACCACGATGTCGCTCACCCGGCGATTCTGCCAGGGGATGCCATGATGGGACGATGCCTTCGCGAGCGACCGTGGACGTCGAGTTCGCCATCCACGTCACCCAGCCCGGGCCCGCGGCGATCTCGGTCTCCGCGGCGCACGCCGACACCGAGGAACTCCGCGTGTCCTGGCACGGGGACAGCCGGTCCGTCGAGTTCCCGCACGGGACCCGGGCCGAGGTCTTCGACCTGCCCACCGGCGAGCACCAGGTCACCTACCACGCCGAGCGCGTGCTCACCGACGCCGAACCCGAGCCCGTCACGCTCGCCGACCTCGTCGTGTTCACCCGGCCGAGCCGGTACTGCCCGTCCGATCGCGTCGCCGGGCTCGTGCCGCCGGAGCTGCTCGGGCTCGAAAACCCCGGGAAACAGGTCGAAGCCGTCGTCCGGCACGTCCACGAGCGACTGTCCTATGTGGTCGGTTCGAGCCGGCCCAGTGACGACGCGATCGATACCCTGCTCGCCGGCGAAGGCGTCTGCCGGGACTTCGCGCACGTCTGCATCACCCTGTGCCGGTTCCTCGACATCCCCGCGCGCTATGTCGGCGTCTACGCGCCCGGGCTCGCGCCGATGGACTTCCACGCCGTCTTCGAAGCCGCGGTCGACGGGCACTGGTACGTCTTCGACGCCACCCGGCTCGCGCCGCGCCAGACCATGCTCCGGATCTCCACCGGCCGCGACGCCGCCGACACCGCCTTCCTCGCCACGCTCGGCGGCGAGCTCGACTTCCTGGGCAGCACCATCTTCGCGACGACGGACGCCCCGCTGCCCGTCGACGACGGATCCGGGCTGGTCGTTCTCGGCTGATCCGCGTGTTGCCTGCGCAAAGACGGCTCCGGCTGGGTAGACAGTCTTGGTGAAGAGTTCCCCGAAGGCGCCGAGCCCGTGGGCCCGGGCGCGCGTCCGGTACCGGTGGCTGGACCACATCGCCCGCGCGACCAACCGCTACATCGACGCCGGCGGGTACCACTACGTCGCCTCGATCACCTACTTCAGCCTGCTGTCGCTGGTGCCGCTGCTGATGGTCGCGTCGTCGGTCGGCGGGTTCGTGCTGGCCACCCAGCCGCACCTGCTCGACACGCTGGTGCACGCGATCGTCAGCACGCTGCCCGGCGGCCTCGGCGACAAGGCCACCGAGCTGCTCACCGGCTTCGTCGAGCAGCGGACCAGCGTCGGCGTGGTCGGCCTGGGCATCGGGCTCTACTCCGGCTGGAACTGGATGAACGCGCTGCGGGACTCGCTGACGGCGCTGTGGGGGCAGAACCGGTCGGACCAGTCGCTGCCGCGGCTCATCGCCGTCGACCTGCTCGCGCTGCTCGGCCTGACCGCGGCGCTGCTGGTGTCGTTCACGCTCACCATCTCCGGCACCGCACTCGGCAGCTACCTGCTCCGGCTCGCCGGCCTCGACGACACGAGCTGGGGGCACCAGCTCGTGTCGGCGTCTTCGGTACCGCTGTCGCTGGCCGCCGACTGGCTGGTGTTCCTCTGGGTGCTCACCCGGCTGCCGCGGCAGAAGGTCGGCGTGCGCAGCGCGATCCGCGGCGCGGTCGCCCTGGCCGTCGGGTTCGAGGTGCTCAAGCTGGCCGGCGGGTTCTACCTCCGGCTCATCGGCGACTCGCCGACCGGGATCGCGTTCGGTTCGATCATCGGTCTCATCTTCTTCATCTCGCTGGTCGCGCGGCTGCTCGTGTTCGTCACGGCGTGGACCGCGACCGGCTCGGACGCACCCCCGAAGGCGGTCGAGCCGCCGGCGCCGGTGGTGCTGGAGCCGGTCGTCGTGGTGGACCCGCCGATGGCGGTGCCCGCCACCGTCGGGGTGGTCACCGGGGTGCTCGGCACCCTGCTCGCCCTGCGGTGGCGCCGCTCCCGCCGGTGATCAGCTCGGCTTCTCCGACCCCACCAGCCACATCGAGAAGTACTGCGACCCGCCGCCGTAGGCGTGCCCGAGCGCGCGGCGCGCGCCGTCCACCTGGTAGTCGCCGGCCCGGCCCATGACCTGCTTCGCCGCTTCGGAGAACCGCAGCATGCCGGACGCGCCGATCGGGTTGGACGAGAGCACTCCGCCGGACGGGTTGCACGGCAGCCGGCCGCCGATCGCCGTCTCGCCCTTCTCGGTGACCTTCCAGCCCTCGCCTTCGGGGGCGAAACCGAGGTTCTCCAGCCACATCGGCTCGAACCACGAGAACGGCACGTAGATTTCGGCGACGTCCACTTCGGACATCGGGTCGGTGATGCCCGCCTCGGCCCACAGCGCGGCCGCGGCCTCGCGCCCAGCCCGCGGGTTCACCTGGTCGCGGCCGGCGAACGTGGTCGGCTCGGTGCGCATCGCCGTCGCGTGGATCCACGCCGCACCGCCTTCGACGGCGTCCCCGGCGGCCTCGTCGCCGAGCACCATTGCGCACGCGCCGTCGGAAGACGGGCAAGTTTCGTCGTAGCGGATCGGGTCCCAGAGCATCTGCGACGCCCGCACCGACTCGACGGTGATGTCCGGCTGCCGCAGGTGCGCGTACGGGTTGAGCGCGCCGTTGCGCCGGTCCTTCGCCGCGACGATGGCCCCGACGTGCTCGGGCGCACCCGAACGGCGGATGTAGGAGCGCACGTGCGGCGCGAAGTAGCCGCCCGCGCCGGCGCCGACCGGCATCTGGAACGGCGGCAGGATCGACAGCCCCCACATCGCGTTCGACTCGGACTGCTTTTCGTACGCGACGGTCAGCACCCGGTGGTGCACGCCCGCCTGGATGAGCGACGCCGCCACCAGCGCGGTCGAGCCACCCACCGAGCCCGCGGTGTGCACGCGCAGCAGCGGCTTCCCGGTCGCGCCGAGCGAGTCGGCGAGGAACAGCTCGGGCATCATCACGCCCTCGAACAGGTCCGGGGCCTTGCCGAGCACGACGGCGTCGATGTCGGCCCACTCCACCTGGGCGTCGGTCATCGCGCGGTCGATCGCCTCGCGCAGCAGGCCGGGCATCGAGACGTCCTGGCGCTTGGCGCGGTGGTGCGTCTGGCCGGTGCCGAGCACGGCGGTGAGCTGCTTGGTCATCGGGCCTCCAGCACGGTCACCAGGTTCTGTTGCAGGGCCGGGCCGCTCGTCGCGTGCGCCACGGCCTTGCGGGATTCGCCGCTGTGGATCCGGATCGCCGCTTCGCCGATCCGGGCGAGCCCGGCGGAGAACATCGGGTTCGCGGCCAGCGCCCCGCCGGACGGGTTGATCTTCACGCCGTCGCCGAGCCCGAGCGCGCTGCGCAGGATGAGCTCCTGGTGGGTGAAGGGGGCGTGCAGCTCGGCGAGGTCGACGCCGTCGAGGTCGAGGGCTTTGCCCGCCGCCTCGGTGGACGGGCTCCGCGTCAGGTCGCGGGCGCCGAGCACGGGGGAGTCGACGCGGTGCTCGATGCCGGTGATCACCGCGGGGCGTTCGACGATCTCGCGCGCCCGTTCCACAGTGGACAGGACGATCACGGCGGCACCGTCGGTGATCGGGGCGATGTCGTGCTTGCGCAACGGATCGGCGTAGTACGGCGTGTCGAGCAGCTCAGCGACGTCCTGGGTGGTCCCGCGGGCGGCGACCTCGGCCAGGTCCTTTTCGGACCAGAGCCCGGCCTCCAGGCCGAGCCGCGCTTGGATCCCGGCGATCGAGACCGAGTCCGGCCACAACGGCGTGACGACGTACGGGTCGAGCTGCAGGGCGAGCACCCGGCGCAGCTGCCCGGCGCTGGACTTGCCGAAGCCGTAGACGAGCGCGGTCTCGACCTCGCCCATCTTGATCTTCAGCCACGCTTCGTACAGCGCCCAGGCGGCGTCCATCTCGACGTGGGACTCGTGGATCGGCGGGAACGCGCCGATCGCGTCGACGGCGGCGATGAAGGAGAACGCGCGGCCGGCCAGGTAGTCCGACGAGCCGGAGCACCAGAAGTCGATGTCCTGTTTGGACAGGCCGGTCTGCGCGAAGACCTCGGCGAAGATCGGGACGAGCATCTCCACGCCGTTGGTGGTGCCCTCGGTTTCCCGGACGTTGGGGGCCTTCGCGAAGCCCGCGATCGCGACGTCTGGCATCAGGACCTCACAGGTGGTGGGCGAAGGTTTCGTAAGCCGCGTCCGGCTCACCGGTCGGCTCGAAGTGGCTGATGTTCTCCAGCGACGTCCACCACTCGTCACGCGGCTTCCACGCGGCGCGCACCCGCATGCCCATCTTGACGTCTTCGGCGGCGCAGCCGAGGACGAGGTGCAGGAAGGCGATGTCGGCGCCGTCGAGCAGGATGTACGCGGCGACGTACGGCGGCTTGATCCGCTGGCCCAGGAACGGGACGTTGACGATGCAGAAGGTGGTGACGATGCCGGTGTCGGGCAGTTCGACCTCTTCGGTGGTCGGTACGCCGTCGGTCGGGCAGGCCCCGCGCGGCGGGATGTAGACCTTGCCGCAGGCGGGGCACCGCTGGCCGATCAGCTTCCCCTCGGCGAGCCCGCGCAGGTAGGTGCTCTCTTCGGGCGAGGCGGAGTGCAGGTACTTCAGGTGCACCGGCGTGATGACGACGCTGACCGGCGCGCCCTCTTCCCGGTCGGCGACCGGGGGCGCGGGCTGGGTGGGCGTGGTGTCTTCGGCGTCCACGGGCAAGAAATAGGCGATGTCGCGGATGTGCCCGACGACCTCGTCGGCCCAGCGCACGCGCACCCGCTGTCCACTGTGGATGTTGCCGGGCTCGCCCGCGTCGACGGCGTGCAGCATCGGCGTGTCGGCCCCGTCGAGCTTGACGAGCGCCCAGGCGAAGGGGCGGTTGAGCGGCTGCCCGTCCAGCGGCCGCGGGCACCACGACCAGGAGACGACGGTGCCCTCTTCGGCGACCGGCACGAACTCGCTGAGCTGTTCGGCGGTCACGGGGTCGTACTCGACCGGCGGGACGTGCACCCGGCCGTCGCTGCCGCGGATGCCTTCGATCCGGCGGTCACGCAGCGCGTTCACGAACCGCCCGAGGACGGGCCCGGTCGAGCGGGTGTAGTCGAAGCCGACGTTCAGCGGTGCCGCCAGTGGTGTCTCGGTCACACCGTTGAGTGAAACACGTTCTCGTTCTGCCGACAAGGTTCCTCCGTGGAGCAGCTCAAGATGGATAGAACGCGTTATCGGTCAGCGGCCATTGAAGTCCGGCTTCCGCTTCTCCGAGAACGCCCGCGGCCCCTCCTTGGCATCCTCCGACGCGAACACCTCGATGCCGTACTGCGAGTCCAGCTTGAACGCCTCTTCCTCGTGCAGCCCCTCGGTGTCCCGGATCGTCCGCAGGATCGCCCGCACCGCCAGCGGACCGTTCGCGTTCACCAGCGAAGCCAGCTCCAACGCGCGAGAGAGCGCGGAACCGTCCGGAACCACGTGCCCGATCAAGCCGATGGCCAGCGCCTCCGTCGCGGTCAGGTGACGGCCGGTCAGCAGGATGTCCGCGGCCACCGTGTACGGGATCTGGCGGGGCAGCCGCACCGCCGACCCGCCCATCGGGAACAGTCCCCACCGGGCCTCCGACACCCCGAAGCGCGCCGACGAGCCGGCCACCCGGATATCGGTGCCCTGGAGGATCTCGGTGCCGCCCGCGATCGCCGGGCCCTCGACCGCCGCGATCAGGGGCTTCGTCAAGCGGCGGCCCTTCAGCAGTCCCGGGATGCGCGATGGGTCGAACTTGCCCGAGGCGAACGACTCCGAGGGGGAGTTGCGCGACATCGACTTCAGATCGGCGCCCGCGCAGAACGCGCCGCCCGCGCCGGTCAGGATGCAGCTGCGGATCGCGTCGTCGGAATCGACCCGGTCCCAGGCCTCGACCATGATCGACATCATCTCGCCGGTGATCGCGTTGCGCGCCTCGGGCCGGTTCATCGTGACGATCAGGGTCGCCCCCTCTTGCGTCACCAGCGCGTGCGGTTCACCCACGGAAGACCTCCTGAAGGAGCAGTGCCATTGCCCGGAACGATAACATGTTCTACTTTGAGGGCGTGGCACTCAACATCGCGGATCTTCTGGAGCACGCCGTCGACGCCGTGCCGGAGCGCGTCGCGGTCGTGTGCGGCGACCGGCGGGTCACCTTCGCCGAACTGGAGGCGCGGGCCAACCGGCTCGCCCACCACCTCGCCGCGCACGGCGTGGGACGCGGGTCCCACATCGGGGTCTATTCCCGCAATTCGATCGAGGCCTTGGAGGCGATGATCGCGGCGTACAAGCTGCGCGCGATCGCCGTCAACGTCAACTACCGCTACGTGCACGGCGAACTCGTCTACCTCTTCAACGACGCCGAGATCGTCGCGCTCGTGCACGAACGCAGCTACGCCGACAAGGTCGCCGCGGTGCTGCCGGAGGCGCCGAAACTGAAACA is from Amycolatopsis mediterranei and encodes:
- a CDS encoding dienelactone hydrolase family protein, which encodes MSDIVVFHSVLGLRPVELGFADRLRAAGHRVATPDLYDGRTASTLDEGFALKDAVGWEAVARRARDAVHSLPAETVLVGVSMGAGVVETVLPHRPGTAGVVLLHAVGALPAGLRAGLPVQAHVADPDPIAPPAQVAAWRAAAARSGADARVYTYPGIGHFYTDADGPEYDAPAAELTWERVAEFLSRSSPGSA
- a CDS encoding transglutaminase-like domain-containing protein, yielding MPSRATVDVEFAIHVTQPGPAAISVSAAHADTEELRVSWHGDSRSVEFPHGTRAEVFDLPTGEHQVTYHAERVLTDAEPEPVTLADLVVFTRPSRYCPSDRVAGLVPPELLGLENPGKQVEAVVRHVHERLSYVVGSSRPSDDAIDTLLAGEGVCRDFAHVCITLCRFLDIPARYVGVYAPGLAPMDFHAVFEAAVDGHWYVFDATRLAPRQTMLRISTGRDAADTAFLATLGGELDFLGSTIFATTDAPLPVDDGSGLVVLG
- a CDS encoding YhjD/YihY/BrkB family envelope integrity protein, with the translated sequence MVKSSPKAPSPWARARVRYRWLDHIARATNRYIDAGGYHYVASITYFSLLSLVPLLMVASSVGGFVLATQPHLLDTLVHAIVSTLPGGLGDKATELLTGFVEQRTSVGVVGLGIGLYSGWNWMNALRDSLTALWGQNRSDQSLPRLIAVDLLALLGLTAALLVSFTLTISGTALGSYLLRLAGLDDTSWGHQLVSASSVPLSLAADWLVFLWVLTRLPRQKVGVRSAIRGAVALAVGFEVLKLAGGFYLRLIGDSPTGIAFGSIIGLIFFISLVARLLVFVTAWTATGSDAPPKAVEPPAPVVLEPVVVVDPPMAVPATVGVVTGVLGTLLALRWRRSRR
- a CDS encoding thiolase domain-containing protein, producing MTKQLTAVLGTGQTHHRAKRQDVSMPGLLREAIDRAMTDAQVEWADIDAVVLGKAPDLFEGVMMPELFLADSLGATGKPLLRVHTAGSVGGSTALVAASLIQAGVHHRVLTVAYEKQSESNAMWGLSILPPFQMPVGAGAGGYFAPHVRSYIRRSGAPEHVGAIVAAKDRRNGALNPYAHLRQPDITVESVRASQMLWDPIRYDETCPSSDGACAMVLGDEAAGDAVEGGAAWIHATAMRTEPTTFAGRDQVNPRAGREAAAALWAEAGITDPMSEVDVAEIYVPFSWFEPMWLENLGFAPEGEGWKVTEKGETAIGGRLPCNPSGGVLSSNPIGASGMLRFSEAAKQVMGRAGDYQVDGARRALGHAYGGGSQYFSMWLVGSEKPS
- a CDS encoding thiolase domain-containing protein produces the protein MPDVAIAGFAKAPNVRETEGTTNGVEMLVPIFAEVFAQTGLSKQDIDFWCSGSSDYLAGRAFSFIAAVDAIGAFPPIHESHVEMDAAWALYEAWLKIKMGEVETALVYGFGKSSAGQLRRVLALQLDPYVVTPLWPDSVSIAGIQARLGLEAGLWSEKDLAEVAARGTTQDVAELLDTPYYADPLRKHDIAPITDGAAVIVLSTVERAREIVERPAVITGIEHRVDSPVLGARDLTRSPSTEAAGKALDLDGVDLAELHAPFTHQELILRSALGLGDGVKINPSGGALAANPMFSAGLARIGEAAIRIHSGESRKAVAHATSGPALQQNLVTVLEAR
- a CDS encoding Zn-ribbon domain-containing OB-fold protein, which translates into the protein MTETPLAAPLNVGFDYTRSTGPVLGRFVNALRDRRIEGIRGSDGRVHVPPVEYDPVTAEQLSEFVPVAEEGTVVSWSWCPRPLDGQPLNRPFAWALVKLDGADTPMLHAVDAGEPGNIHSGQRVRVRWADEVVGHIRDIAYFLPVDAEDTTPTQPAPPVADREEGAPVSVVITPVHLKYLHSASPEESTYLRGLAEGKLIGQRCPACGKVYIPPRGACPTDGVPTTEEVELPDTGIVTTFCIVNVPFLGQRIKPPYVAAYILLDGADIAFLHLVLGCAAEDVKMGMRVRAAWKPRDEWWTSLENISHFEPTGEPDAAYETFAHHL
- a CDS encoding crotonase/enoyl-CoA hydratase family protein — protein: MGEPHALVTQEGATLIVTMNRPEARNAITGEMMSIMVEAWDRVDSDDAIRSCILTGAGGAFCAGADLKSMSRNSPSESFASGKFDPSRIPGLLKGRRLTKPLIAAVEGPAIAGGTEILQGTDIRVAGSSARFGVSEARWGLFPMGGSAVRLPRQIPYTVAADILLTGRHLTATEALAIGLIGHVVPDGSALSRALELASLVNANGPLAVRAILRTIRDTEGLHEEEAFKLDSQYGIEVFASEDAKEGPRAFSEKRKPDFNGR